Proteins encoded by one window of Rhipicephalus sanguineus isolate Rsan-2018 unplaced genomic scaffold, BIME_Rsan_1.4 Seq340, whole genome shotgun sequence:
- the LOC119377081 gene encoding uncharacterized protein LOC119377081: protein MDRLRRTRGVIRAAATKLITSATEALQAENPSPTDLQVILDDLQDKDTTLADLNQKIADITTDGAEYEEEVTMALDYHDKIRNTMSRVRYLLQSAARPADGAAPGVATETRPQEVSAQASNRSQLRVALPKLQVPVFSGELREWQGFWEHFEATIHNNCELSDIEKFSYLRSYVTGAAKRAIEGVRLEQANYAVAVKVLKERFGRHTALVDEHIDSLLAIATVDHSSNLSQLRELYEEVRFHTSCLDSLGVQASEYAVILHRVLMRALPEDIAILYRQRMKETEANDGATPRSRQEEVRDVMKFLQIQIESREESSRSRSLRKSSLVAQEQRHPRLQPPVPSAVALAAGSANNSHACCVLCGHRDHIVKDCQTIMSADEIRRRLIEKNCCFRCAREGHVARKCRNAAWLKCKHCANHHLTALCAIWKPYNHPNADRSDTTKTDSVPVTTSAPASSSTSPSPAVLMQTATVWVSGRHNSVLVRILLDTGSQRTFIRRDLSTRLDLPSVGTEDLSLLTFGSSKHSRTYRYRTVQLKLQSRFDTHGITVDALEVPEVCIVRTPAIGQDLLVQLRERNMLVADEQQLGDRPTQTISVIIGSDHYWRIVTGRIERLSSDLCAVETIFGWLVQGIYQVETAKELHHGNYSTSALFLACERHSQATPCMVDPTEMWRLDAIGITDPSEDVGTLDQASLNLFTQCMHKEAGRYVVPLMIKHQGRLTSTNRSVAETRLKRQLQRFEGQRALLEEYDRTIREYFTEGHAERVDTSSEPGATVYYLPHHAVVRRDAITTKIRVVFDASSHERGESSLNDILDKGVKLGAELLQLLVQFRMNPIILTADIRKAFLQISIRQEDRDALRFLWVNRITDEEGKPPRIVEWRMTRVPFGASSSPFLLAATLQHHFDMWKKTEPVLATRLQKAFYVDDLVIGASTDEEALELYRAALNI, encoded by the coding sequence ATGGACCGCCTGCGACGCACCAGAGGAGTCATTCGAGCCGCCGCTACAAAGCTCATCACGTCCGCCACCGAAGCTTTGCAAGCGGAGAATCCTTCTCCGACCGATCTGCAAGTCATCTTGGATGACCTCCAGGACAAAGACACGACGCTTGCAGATCTCAACCAAAAGATTGCTGATATCACAACAGACGGCGCCGAGTATGAGGAGGAAGTGACAATGGCTCTCGACTATCACGACAAGATCCGCAACACTATGAGCCGTGTCCGCTACCTTCTCCAGTCAGCTGCCAGGCCCGCGGACGGTGCTGCACCTGGCGTCGCTACCGAAACCAGGCCCCAAGAAGTCTCCGCTCAAGCAAGTAACCGATCACAGCTACGAGTTGCCTTGCCGAAATTACAGGTACCCGTTTTCTCCGGGGAACTTCGCGAGTGGCAGGGATTCTGGGAACATTTTGAGGCCACGATCCACAACAACTGCGAGCTGTCGGACATTGAAAAGTTTTCTTATTTGCGATCTTACGTAACCGGAGCTGCGAAACGTGCGATCGAGGGTGTGCGCCTGGAGCAAGCGAATTACGCGGTGGCAGTCAAAGTGCTCAAAGAAAGGTTCGGCCGTCATACCGCTCTTGTAGACGAACATATTGATAGCTTGCTTGCAATCGCTACTGTGGATCATTCGTCCAATCTATCGCAGCTGCGGGAACTATACGAAGAAGTACGATTTCACACCAGCTGCCTGGATAGCCTTGGAGTTCAAGCATCGGAGTACGCTGTTATTCTTCACCGAGTGCTTATGCGAGCTCTCCCCGAAGACATCGCCATTCTCTACCGGCAACGCATGAAGGAGACCGAAGCGAACGACGGGGCTACTCCAAGGTCACGGCAAGAAGAGGTGCGTGACGTGATGAAGTTTCTGCAGATACAGATCGAGAGCAGAGAAGAGAGCTCTCGTTCGAGGAGCCTACGAAAATCTAGCCTCGTGGCACAGGAGCAAAGACATCCTCGCTTACAACCGCCGGTACCGTCAGCAGTAGCGCTAGCCGCAGGATCTGCAAACAACAGCCATGCCTGCTGCGTACTGTGTGGCCACCGTGACCACATTGTGAAGGACTGTCAGACTATCATGTCAGCCGACGAAATTCGGCGGCGACTAATCGAGAAGAACTGCTGCTTCAGATGTGCCAGAGAGGGACACGTCGCACGAAAGTGCCGCAACGCAGCGTGGCTCAAGTGCAAGCATTGCGCAAACCATCATCTTACCGCACTTTGCGCAATATGGAAACCCTACAACCACCCGAATGCCGACAGAAGTGACACAACGAAAACCGACAGCGTGCCAGTCACTACCAGTGCTCCCGCAAGCAGTTCTACGTCGCCATCTCCAGCTGTTCTCATGCAAACGGCCACAGTATGGGTATCGGGAAGGCACAATTCCGTGCTGGTTCGTATActgcttgacaccggcagccaaaGAACATTTATAAGACGCGACTTGTCCACCAGACTCGACCTACCTTCCGTCGGCACAGAAGACCTGTCTCTGCTAACATTTGGCAGCTCCAAACATTCCCGAACTTACAGATACCGAACCGTGCAACTCAAGCTGCAGAGTCGTTTCGATACGCACGGCATCACGGTGGATGCTCTTGAAGTGCCAGAAGTCTGCATAGTGAGGACGCCAGCTATCGGACAAGATCTTCTGGTGCAGCTGCGCGAGCGCAACATGCTTGTTGCCGATGAACAGCAGCTAGGAGACCGACCGACCCAAACCATCAGTGTCATCATTGGATCGGACCACTATTGGCGTATAGTAACGGGAAGAATCGAACGCCTGAGTAGTGACCTATGCGCCGTTGAGACGATCTTTGGTTGGCTGGTGCAAGGCATTTATCAAGTCGAAACTGCTAAAGAATTGCATCACGGGAACTACAGCACATCGGCTCTATTCCTTGCGTGTGAGCGCCATAGCCAAGCTACACCTTGTATGGTTGACCCGACCGAGATGTGGCGACTCGATGCGATAGGAATCACCGACCCTTCGGAAGATGTCGGCACTTTGGATCAAGCATCATTGAATCTGTTCACACAGTGCATGCACAAAGAAGCCGGTCGGTATGTGGTTCCTCTCATGATAAAGCACCAGGGACGATTGACTAGCACAAACCGAAGTGTCGCGGAAACCCGACTTAAACGCCAACTTCAGCGCTTCGAAGGACAGCGGGCGCTGTTGGAGGAGTATGACCGCACCATCCGGGAGTACTTCACAGAAGGTCACGCCGAACGTGTCGACACCTCTTCAGAGCCAGGAGCGACCGTTTACTACCTTCCTCACCATGCCGTCGTCCGTCGAGATGCTATCACTACAAAGATCCGGGTAGTGTTCGACGCATCTTCACACGAACGCGGCGAGTCATCGCTCAACGATATCTTAGACAAGGGAGTCAAACTTGGTGCCGAGCTCTTGCAACTCCTGGTACAGTTCAGAATGAACCCAATTATTTTGACAGCGGACATCCGAAAGGCTTTTCTACAAATTTCCATCCGACAAGAAGACCGCGACGCTCTCCGCTTTTTATGGGTCAACCGAATCACTGACGAAGAAGGGAAACCACCTCGCATCGTCGAATGGCGAATGACTCGAGTGCCCTTTGGAGCGTCATCAAGCCCTTTCCTTCTGGCTGCTACTTTACAGCATCACTTCGACATGTGGAAAAAGACTGAGCCAGTACTAGCTACACGCCTACAGAAAGCATTCTACGTAGACGACCTCGTCATAGGTGCTTCCACCGACGAAGAAGCTCTCGAACTCTACCGTGCTGCACTGAATATTTAG